A segment of the Corylus avellana chromosome ca2, CavTom2PMs-1.0 genome:
gagagggctcACCAGATGTGATGACCAAAAAGATGACCCAGAAAGCGAATTCAGATGAAATTTTCGCCATTGTGTTTTGGGTTGTGCTGCAGCTGGAAACTGTGTGGCTGTAGCGTATGTTTGCAGTTTGCTTAACGTGACGGTGCAGGTGCTCCAAGGAATTAATACTTAAAGACTTGTTGGTATAAATTCAAGATCTTGGGTTTACAGCAAATCTGCTTTACAAGCCAAGAAAATCTGGTGGAATTTATTACGTGTGCTTTTACGGCAACAAAATCTGCAATAATTCAACTTAATTATCAGATGGGTTTAAGGGAGTGAATgcagtttttactttttaggttCTTCTTGTTATTGGTTATCTTCGAGTAAGTACTATTATAATCATGCCAATAGTCAATCCAACAATACCTCAACTTATTATCAACCGGgtttaagagtttgtttgggattgcgtttgaaaaataaaatttttaagtcaaaaagaattttttgggaaaaacttcattttaaagcttttgtcaaaagtgttttttggctatttttaagttttttgaactattaaaagcgcttttaatttttttactaaacaaatactttttttcttcaaacgcacttttgagtgttaaaagtacttttagaccTTTCAAACGTAATCTTAAATATGCGCTAAAAGAGTTAATGCAGTTTTTAATGTTTAAGCTCTTTTTGTCATCGGTTATTTTCGAACAAATATAATTATAGTTATGTCCAAATAAAATAGTCTATCGTTTCTTCTACTGTTTTTTTCATCCTTTTCTGACACCTAATTATCCTGCTCCATAGCAGCTAGGAAGCCCCCAATGGAACCACATGGCCTAATTTTGAATCTGGTTTTCCCTTAAACAGAATTCATACAAGGATACAGCCTACAGGCTGGTCAATGACAAAGGtagattatttattattattattattattttttcaaactatcaacATCCCTGCTATCAAGTCATAAACTTAtccaattacaaaaaataaaaaaatggtaggaggaggaggaagttAACTTCACAAAGGCCTCGTGAATTTCCAAGCGATTTGAGAAAGACTCCCCAAAGTtcaaactctcaatttcacccattaaacttctaatttgatgcaatctacctaATTCGTTAAGATTTGGCGTTAAATCCTAAATGAGGCTATAAAAAGTACCAAATTACCCTCAACgttttttaaatgtcaaattaagggcaaatttagaattttataataGTTCTAGGTGtataaaaatcatttcatcaattttattgtttgtttaacACCAAATCCTAACATATGGATGTAGACtgcattaaattaaaagttcgaggGGGTGAAATTAAGAGTTTCTGAACTTtgagaaattttctcaaaacacaTGAAAGTTCCAAAGCCATTTGTgaagttaaataataataataataataataataataataatcataaacttaccgcttcccttttccttttcatttgtATTGCTCAggtagaagaaaaaataaaggtgATAAGCTTAACCCAATCATAGGAAAATACGTTTCATTTGAAAGACTTGTAATCCTTCGTGAATTTCAATAATCCCATGAGCGTTAGATTTGATTATCGGTCCAATGTGAAGTCAGTTTGATTTAATGGTTTCAAATcatgtattttgaaaaatagcaatttcaaaaagcaATTAATGAAAacgtaattttataaaaacacaattaagcGTTTGTTAAAATCGTAATTTGTCGTTTTAATAGTGCGAAATCTCAAGACCAAACAAATCTTATGTAATGTTCACGaaaacgctagccacatctgcccAATGTAGTACTAACTAATTTTCGGGGTGTTACAGTTTCTTTGACTCAAATCTTTAACATTCTCTTCAGAGCCCACACAATGCaatgcattcaaaaaaaaaaaaaaaaaaaaaaaaacgctagCTACATCTATACTATCACTTTAGAAGAACTAGTTAAGTTACAATTGAAGCTCTCTAAAATTACTTGTAAAGCTCATTCTCACATAGTCAGAAATCAATGTGGAACTTAGCATCTATGAGCACCTTAATAATCCACCTACTCAACGTGAGAATAACTTTTTGTGGCGTCACATGCTTAAGTTTTCCTCCCATTGTAATGTTCTCAACACAGATTTTGGAATATTTATGTCCATTCTCAGTCTGAGTTGCATCTGTGAAATGGGACCTTATAAACCACTATGCTCAAGAACTTCACAATCATTGCCTTATTCAAAGATTTATCACTATTTTCCTTCGTCCTTTTCGAAAGAATGAAGGTATAATGTTCCTTGAGATTCACAATATGTAATGCATTCTAAAGAGGGGTATTAGGGATAAATTTCTTTTGTAGTATAATTAATAACATGATAATGCACATGCACTTCCAAGTTTACACTAACATGGCaatgaaaatcaccattgaattttgaAAGAATCACCATTGAATATTGGATCGGATGATAATTTTTACTGCTATGTGAAGGAAGTGTGGACCTTATAAACAAGGGGATGGGAATATGGTAAAATGTTACTTACACATGTTAAGGCCTGCAGCTGCATGAGCCATCTCAGCACACTGGCAAAGACATATGGAAGAGAACAAACAATAGAAATAACAATTACCAGCCTTTCCAAATCATCACCAACAGATATCTACACCAGAAATAATATATTGTCTTCCTTTGAATCTATACattatagggaaaaaaaataataataagaagtgtAAGGAGGAAACAATGGCTAGGTCAGTCCCATATCCAGGTCTTTCCAGTTATTCTGTACCGCAGGCCAAAGCATATTACTACCAAGCCACTCCACTATGCAAAAAAATCAGATAGaagcacataaataaaaaatggggtTTCCCTCACATTTCCATCTGCGCTACGATACCAACTGTTCTTTCTTATTGTTTGCCTCTTCAGCTTTAATGCTCCCTTCTTTTGCAGCAGGTTTTTCGGCAGCCGGATAAGACAATCTCCGGGCCACCTTTGTGATTCCCCTCCCATTAGCCGAAGGAGGTTTGACTGAAACAGATGTTTTAGGTGTCAATGGACTTACATTTCTACCAACCTTGCTAGACTGTGTACTCTGGGGTTTCTTTGGGCTAATAGACTTGGGGGGGACACGGCTTTCCCATGGGCGCGCAGCAATCCAACGTTCCAACCAGCTCCAACCCCAATTAGTTTTACTAAGTTCATAATTACCATAACCCTGACTAGAGTTGGCTCTCCACTGCAAATCATGTAATTAGTATTCATTCCAAATGGATTCTGTGAGCCAAAGCAATGAGAATGACATACCTGATGAGAAAAGGCATAGGCCATAGTTCGCTCCCGCTTAACAGCTGCATCTTCTCTCTGATGTATCCTTGCAAGAATTTCGTCCAACGTTTCAGAGCCACCACACCATTCCACCTGGTTATCCATTGTGAGTGAGTTAATTGGATTCAAAAAGGTCCatctattaaatatttttaattggaaGACACAAGGGGTGTAGGCTTGTAGCAACAATCAGCTAAATGGATGTCCTCAAGCCTCTGATCTTCAAATCGAAAAAGGAAACGTACGCCTCAGGGTAATTTTTCCCCAAATGACACGCTGAAGAATGAATTATAGACTAgttaccaagaaaaaaaaaaatcatactttAAATcttaatcttttccttttcttttccctttgtttttttttttttttctttttttcaagaaaGCACCAATGGCATAAAGGATCAAGAATCTCAGTATTGCTATCCTGAGGAATGTTAAGTTCTAAAGGACCAAGAACTCCCTGGATGCAACCCCGTCTAACAACTCTGAAATTTTACTTTCAGAAACAGACAGAGAACAAGGAATCCAGACATCCCTTCATAATATTAAAGGAAAGAGATGCCATGTAGTCGATAGATAATTTGGCACTATTATTGATAGGTTCATGTCATGCAAGTCCTCACACATGGGAGCAGGTGGTCTAACCTCTAGGTCATGAAGCTTTGCCTCAAGTTTTAGTTGATTCTCTAATTTCTTCTGTCTAAGCCGACCTTCTGTCACCATACACAGTCTGTGAGCTCTTATCTGGGCTTGTATTTTGCTCCACGAGTGAAGATGGCTCAATGTTGTTGTAGCTTGCCTCTTAACAGGATAATTTTGGGTCAGGGTCTGTAGCCTTACTATACCTTTCAAACGACGTAAGGTTTTCCTAGCCTGCAAGAGGTCAAAATAAATCAGAAAGATGTGAAACTAAATCATTGAACCATAAGAAccagtaaaacaaaaataattcttCTTCATGACATCAACAAATTGGCAATGAATGACTACACTGTCCCTCTTACAGTATTAAGTCTATAACTCTTTGAGGATTTGATGAGTTAGCCACCTAAGAAGGAAATGTAGGGTTCTTATTTGCCTAGTGACTATACATTGGCCAACTGCTAACCGTATAATTTAGAACTAAGCAGTAGTAGAATAGAATTGTCGCCAATTATACAGCAGAGATCAATTAAAATTTCTGTTACTAGAAGGGAAACGAGTAAATCCTTCAAGGTTCATATAACATCTGTAACTACAGTTAACAGGGCAAAAATgtcaaattagaaaaacaaacagCACTTTACCCTCATATAACAGGGACTAAAGACACCTGAGGGTAATGTGCTTAAACTATGGTGCTTTCATGCAATGCCTTCCATCTGGCAGGaattttattctctttcctCAAACTTTCATGGTCTAAATTTGATGTAGGGTCTAATCAATGCTGTTGATAGTTACATTTGCAGCAATTGAGTCTTAGTTAGAGTTTCTTTATGTGAGAACTCAAGTTTTCtaatttttgactttaaaacCAGAGATTGACTTGTTTTAAATCAAAGACTTCTGTTAggaatttcatcaaatttttaaacgaaaactttttttctttctagttaTACCTTCttaagacttaaaaaaaaaaaaaaaaaaaaaaattgagaaccgGGGACCtatagttcaaaaaataaaaaatcgagttttaaaatcaaaatggCTCGTAATACGAGAGGTTCATATATACTTTATTTTAAGAGTCAGGGTTATTTCGAGAATTATGGATTTATAGACACAGGCTGTACTTTTGTCCCTTGGGTCTTATTTGGGTTTCATTATGTTATTGGAATTTCATTTGTGGGTTTTACaagttaattataaaaaaattgtgggtcTTAGTTAGGCTTAATagtcaaaacccaaaaagagaTCTTAGGTTTAGACATTAATATCTACCTAGGACCAGGAGAACGCCAAAAGAATATCGGGAGAGTACCTagcattttccatatatatatatatatatatatatatataatagtttttATGTTCAATGAATAATGTGTTCTATGAAAATTTTCAGCAAAGATTGATTTAAAGATTCATGCGATGCGATACTACTTTAAGGTGTGATGCGAAGGAACCCTAAGTGTAATGCTTAGGAAAGTTATGCATGATACCTAGatcattgttttcttcttcttcttcttgctcttTAATTTCCAGCAACTTGAAATCTTGCAACTAGACTTTGATTTCTCACCCTTAGAACCCAATTAAAACCTTAATAGAACCTACCTTTGATTAGTCTCCAAAACCCATAAAACCAGATCCACTATAGTTCCCGTTACTGTTCAATATCCTCAAGTCTGATCTGATTCCTTCCTTTTCTCGCTTATTTTGATCTTTAAAACATACTCATTGTTACTCGATAATTAAACCTGAACCTAGTATATTTTTCCAGCCGTTTCCACCACAAACCCTAATTCCCCTAAAATTCCTGCTGCCAAGGAAAAGCCCTGCAATTCttaaaactctttaaaaaatcacttttcaAGCCCAATTTAAGTCAAAAGGCTtctactacttttttttttttttttcccccatcaTCTAAAACTTCAAACCTAAAAATTTTCACTAAGCTTTACCGAATAAAGGTAAGCACATGGACATGTGCTATCTTACATCAGATTTGCTGTCAGTCCTACATCACCTCCAAATGATGCCCTTTGTTTTACTTGGATCTCCTACTGTTATCCATCACTGACTAAATCAAAACCCATTCTTCCATCACTGACTAAATCAAAAACCCATTCTTGTCAATGCATGATGTTAAATGGATATTATAATCAGATGGATATGCTCTTTGCAAAATGTTGTATAAATATTGCAGTGTGCCCGTGTGACTGAAAATCCGAGTATCAGTTCCTCTTGAGAAATGCAAATCAACCAACAGAAGTGCTTGTAGATTGGcaccaaaagaaggaaaaatgaaaaatagatgaaaaaaagggaaaaaaaaaaatacatacatacatacaaaggATGGCGCGCCACAATAACCAACTAATCTTAGACCTATATATTTAGGACTTCAGTCCGTGCAGTCTATAACACGACATACCTTGTACGCCCTGAATGCAGTTTGAATCCGTGTTGCAGCAATATCCTCAACTGGCATGCCATTGGCAAAACCAGAAGACTCTTTCCAAGTACGATTCTTCGATTNNNNNNNNNNNNNNNNNNNNNNNNNNNNNNNNNNNNNNNNNNNNNNNNNNNNNNNNNNNNNNNNNNNNNNNNNNNNNNNNNNNNNNNNNNNNNNNNNNNNGCATTTGGCTTAGGCGAAACGACTGGATTTATGAGGATCGATTTTTGCATCCCAATGTTATTGTCCAGCAAGCAACTCAGGCA
Coding sequences within it:
- the LOC132172088 gene encoding protein IQ-DOMAIN 9-like, with translation MPVEDIAATRIQTAFRAYKARKTLRRLKGIVRLQTLTQNYPVKRQATTTLSHLHSWSKIQAQIRAHRLCMVTEGRLRQKKLENQLKLEAKLHDLEVEWCGGSETLDEILARIHQREDAAVKRERTMAYAFSHQWRANSSQGYGNYELSKTNWGWSWLERWIAARPWESRVPPKSISPKKPQSTQSSKVGRNVSPLTPKTSVSVKPPSANGRGITKVARRLSYPAAEKPAAKEGSIKAEEANNKKEQLVS